The DNA segment GTTTTAAAAACCTTAAAAATGACCAATACAGTTATTATTGATGATGAACTGAAATCAATTGAATTAGTCAGTGATTTCTTAAAAGAATTTTGTTCTGCCGTTAATATTGCAGGAACAGCATCTAACGCAAAAACCGGTTTGGAAGAAATTAATACTAAAAATCCTGATCTTGTTATCCTTGATGTTGAGATGCCTGATATGGACGGGTTTCAATTGTTGAAATGTCTTCCTGATATTAATTTTGATATTATTTTTATTTCAGCTTATAATGATTATGCAGTTAAAGCTTTTAAAGTTTGTGCTGTTGATTATTTATTAAAACCAATTAATCCGGAAGAGTTAGTTAAAGCAATAAATAAAGTACAGGAAAAACGAAAGACTAAAAAATATACCGATATTTCATACAGGAAGCTGTTTGAAACCTTTGAAAAGCAACAAACGCAAAAGATAATTATTCCCACTAAAGAGAAAAACCATTTTATTAAAGTAGATGATATTATACATGTTGAAGCACAAGGGAATTATTCAATGATATTTTTGTCTGAAGATAATAGTATGCTTATCTCAAAATCAATCAAGGAATTTGAAGAATATCTCTGCAGTCCTCTTTTTTTCAGGATACATAAATCTTACCTTATAAATCTTGAATATGTAAAAAACTTTAGTTATAAAGACGGCGGTACCATTGAAATGGAAAGCGGA comes from the Bacteroidales bacterium genome and includes:
- a CDS encoding LytTR family DNA-binding domain-containing protein; the encoded protein is MTNTVIIDDELKSIELVSDFLKEFCSAVNIAGTASNAKTGLEEINTKNPDLVILDVEMPDMDGFQLLKCLPDINFDIIFISAYNDYAVKAFKVCAVDYLLKPINPEELVKAINKVQEKRKTKKYTDISYRKLFETFEKQQTQKIIIPTKEKNHFIKVDDIIHVEAQGNYSMIFLSEDNSMLISKSIKEFEEYLCSPLFFRIHKSYLINLEYVKNFSYKDGGTIEMESGKKLSVSRRKKEAFRDKMDEFLNKLI